From the Caballeronia sp. LZ062 genome, one window contains:
- the ampC gene encoding class C beta-lactamase: protein MKLTTLLAAAFLSTCSMSVFSQPATLSRDEIAHIVDETIPPLMAHDGIAGMAVGVVVEGKPYVFDYGVASKESGTPVTRNTLFELGSISKTFTATLASYAEKTGHLSLSDPVGKYLPELRGSAFGDEVTLLNLGTHTPGGLPLQVPDEVHDNAQLMQYFKGWQPRHAPGTYRTYANPGIGTLGLITAKSMGQDFDTLIQQRIFAKLGMSRSYMQVPADRMGDYAEGYTKDGTPIRMKPGVLASEAYGVRSTAGDMTRFLLANMNDAAPADAMPVDATLQRAIMATHTAYFQAGPMTQDLIWEQYPYPAPLSALLDGNGPAMIVDGHPVERIDPPQGPRDDVWLNKTGSTNGFGAYIAFVPSKHVGIVMLGNKNIPNADRVRAAYAIMTSLINGKTQP, encoded by the coding sequence ATGAAGCTGACAACGCTGCTCGCAGCGGCCTTTCTTTCCACATGCTCGATGTCGGTCTTCAGTCAGCCGGCAACGCTGAGCCGCGATGAGATCGCACATATCGTCGATGAAACCATCCCGCCGTTGATGGCGCACGACGGCATCGCGGGCATGGCGGTAGGTGTCGTCGTCGAAGGCAAGCCCTATGTGTTCGACTACGGCGTGGCGTCGAAGGAGAGCGGCACGCCCGTCACGCGCAACACCTTGTTCGAACTCGGCTCCATCAGCAAGACGTTCACGGCGACCCTCGCTTCGTATGCGGAGAAAACCGGGCATCTCTCACTGAGCGATCCCGTCGGCAAGTACTTGCCCGAGCTGCGCGGCAGCGCATTCGGCGACGAGGTCACGCTGCTGAATCTCGGCACGCACACGCCCGGCGGTCTGCCCTTGCAAGTGCCGGACGAGGTTCACGACAACGCGCAACTCATGCAGTACTTCAAGGGCTGGCAGCCGCGCCATGCGCCGGGTACATACAGGACGTATGCGAATCCGGGCATCGGCACGTTGGGCCTCATCACCGCGAAGAGCATGGGACAGGATTTCGACACGCTCATCCAGCAACGTATCTTTGCGAAGCTAGGCATGAGCAGGAGTTATATGCAGGTGCCGGCCGACCGCATGGGTGACTATGCCGAAGGCTATACCAAGGACGGCACGCCGATCCGCATGAAGCCGGGCGTGCTTGCATCCGAAGCCTACGGCGTGAGATCGACGGCCGGGGATATGACGCGCTTCCTGCTAGCCAACATGAACGACGCCGCGCCTGCCGACGCTATGCCTGTCGATGCCACGCTTCAACGCGCGATCATGGCCACGCATACGGCGTATTTCCAGGCGGGTCCGATGACTCAGGACCTCATCTGGGAACAGTACCCGTATCCCGCGCCGCTAAGCGCATTACTCGATGGTAACGGCCCCGCGATGATCGTCGATGGACACCCCGTCGAGCGGATCGATCCGCCGCAAGGGCCGCGCGACGACGTGTGGCTCAACAAGACCGGCTCGACCAACGGCTTCGGCGCCTACATAGCGTTCGTGCCGTCGAAGCATGTCGGCATCGTGATGCTGGGCAACAAGAACATACCCAACGCGGATCGCGTGCGGGCGGCGTACGCAATCATGACGTCGCTGATAAACGGAAAGACGCAACCCTAG
- a CDS encoding LysR substrate-binding domain-containing protein — protein MLLNSTPWYIRSRLKTRQLMLVVALVEEGNIHRAAAVLHMTQPAASKLLRELEETLGVTLFDREPRGMRATLFGEAIVRHARAVLGSLDQAQEELVALKSGRLGHVAIGAITSPGVRLLPAAVASVKRQHADIRISVEIDTSNVLLERLAQEKLDIVIGRLSVEHDKLRLRYEPLTGEPVRALVRPGHPLLNAPALTLADVQPCEWLVPPAGSVLRHRFELMFQRASLAPPSNVVETAAILFITRLLEQSDMIAVLAEDVALYYAQHGMAAMLPLPMECQMDDFGIVTRADRLFTPATSVMVDALRATAADVYESASR, from the coding sequence ATGTTGCTGAATTCGACCCCCTGGTATATCCGCAGCCGGCTGAAGACGAGGCAGTTGATGCTCGTCGTCGCGCTCGTGGAGGAAGGCAACATTCATCGCGCGGCGGCCGTGCTGCATATGACGCAACCCGCCGCTTCGAAGCTCTTGCGCGAACTGGAAGAGACGCTCGGCGTCACGCTTTTCGATCGCGAACCGCGCGGCATGCGCGCCACGCTATTCGGGGAAGCCATCGTGCGTCATGCGCGCGCGGTGCTGGGCAGTCTCGATCAGGCGCAGGAAGAACTCGTTGCGTTGAAGTCGGGACGGCTCGGTCATGTGGCGATCGGCGCGATCACGTCGCCGGGCGTGCGCCTGCTGCCCGCTGCTGTCGCTTCGGTCAAGCGGCAGCACGCGGATATCCGCATCTCCGTCGAGATCGATACCAGCAACGTGCTGCTCGAACGGCTCGCGCAGGAAAAGCTGGATATCGTCATCGGAAGGCTTTCTGTCGAACACGACAAGTTGCGGCTTCGTTACGAACCGCTCACGGGCGAGCCCGTGCGCGCGCTCGTGCGTCCGGGGCATCCCTTGCTGAATGCGCCCGCGTTAACGCTCGCCGACGTGCAGCCGTGCGAATGGCTCGTGCCGCCTGCGGGAAGCGTATTGCGGCATCGCTTCGAGCTCATGTTTCAGCGCGCGAGTCTCGCGCCGCCGTCGAACGTCGTGGAGACGGCGGCGATTCTTTTCATCACACGCTTGCTGGAACAGAGCGACATGATCGCGGTGCTCGCGGAAGACGTGGCGCTCTACTACGCGCAGCACGGCATGGCGGCCATGCTTCCGTTGCCGATGGAATGTCAGATGGACGACTTCGGCATCGTCACGCGCGCCGACCGCTTGTTCACGCCCGCCACGAGCGTGATGGTGGATGCGTTGCGTGCCACCGCCGCCGACGTGTACGAGAGCGCATCGCGCTAG
- a CDS encoding IlvD/Edd family dehydratase, whose product MSASKPKLRSQQWFGTADKNGFMYRSWMKNQGIPDHEFDGRPVIGICNTWSELTPCNAHFRKIAEHVKRGVYEAGGFPVEFPVFSNGESNLRPTAMLTRNLAAMDVEEAIRGNPIDAVVLLTGCDKTTPALLMGAASCDVPAIVVTGGPMLNGKLNGKDIGSGTAVWQLHESLKAGEIDLHQFLSAEGGMSRSAGTCNTMGTASTMACMAEALGTSLPHNAAIPAVDARRYVLAHMSGIRIVEMALEGLTLSKILTREAFENAIRTNAAIGGSTNAVIHLKAIAGRIGVPLELEDWTRIGRDTPTIVDLMPSGRFLMEEFYYAGGLPAVLRRLGEANLLPHPDALTVNGKSLWENVKNAPSTNDEVIRELSNPLIADGGIRVLRGNLAPRGAVLKPSAATPELLKHRGRAVVFENLEHYKERIVDESLDVDKDCVLVMKNCGPKGYPGMAEVGNMGLPPKLLRQGVKDMVRISDARMSGTAYGTVVLHVAPEAAAGGPLAAVRDGDFIELDCDAGTLHLDISDEELASRMIGHVPPRVHGDGGYQRLYVDHVLQADEGCDLDFLVGKRGAAVPRHSH is encoded by the coding sequence ATGTCGGCATCGAAGCCCAAGCTGCGCTCTCAACAATGGTTCGGCACCGCCGACAAGAACGGCTTCATGTACAGAAGCTGGATGAAGAACCAGGGCATTCCCGATCACGAGTTCGACGGCAGGCCGGTCATCGGCATCTGCAATACATGGTCGGAACTCACGCCCTGCAATGCGCACTTCCGGAAGATCGCGGAACATGTGAAGCGCGGCGTGTATGAAGCGGGCGGCTTTCCCGTGGAATTCCCCGTGTTTTCCAATGGCGAATCGAATTTGCGCCCGACCGCGATGCTCACGCGCAACCTCGCCGCGATGGACGTAGAAGAAGCGATTCGCGGCAACCCCATCGATGCGGTCGTGCTGCTGACCGGCTGCGACAAGACCACGCCTGCGCTCCTGATGGGCGCTGCGAGTTGCGATGTGCCGGCTATCGTCGTCACGGGCGGCCCGATGTTGAACGGCAAGCTCAACGGTAAGGACATCGGCTCAGGAACGGCCGTGTGGCAACTGCACGAATCGCTGAAGGCTGGCGAGATCGACCTGCATCAATTCCTTTCGGCGGAAGGGGGCATGTCGCGTTCCGCTGGCACGTGCAACACGATGGGCACCGCGTCCACGATGGCGTGCATGGCCGAGGCGCTCGGCACATCGCTGCCGCACAACGCGGCGATTCCGGCCGTCGATGCGCGCCGCTACGTGCTCGCGCATATGTCGGGCATCCGCATCGTGGAGATGGCGCTCGAAGGTCTCACGCTGTCGAAGATCCTGACCCGCGAAGCATTCGAGAACGCCATTCGCACCAACGCGGCTATCGGCGGATCGACGAACGCGGTGATTCACCTGAAGGCGATTGCAGGCCGTATCGGCGTGCCGCTGGAACTGGAGGACTGGACGCGCATCGGTCGCGATACGCCCACCATCGTGGACCTGATGCCCTCGGGCCGCTTCCTGATGGAGGAGTTCTATTACGCGGGCGGGCTGCCGGCTGTGCTGAGGCGCCTGGGCGAAGCAAATCTGTTGCCGCATCCGGATGCCCTGACGGTGAACGGCAAATCGCTCTGGGAGAACGTGAAGAACGCGCCCAGCACGAATGATGAAGTGATCCGCGAACTGAGCAACCCGCTGATCGCGGACGGCGGCATTCGCGTGTTGCGCGGCAATCTCGCGCCGCGCGGTGCGGTGCTGAAGCCCTCGGCAGCGACGCCCGAGTTGCTCAAGCACCGGGGCCGTGCAGTCGTGTTCGAAAACCTCGAACACTATAAGGAACGCATCGTCGATGAATCGCTCGATGTGGACAAGGACTGCGTGCTCGTGATGAAGAACTGCGGGCCGAAGGGTTATCCGGGCATGGCCGAAGTGGGCAACATGGGTCTGCCGCCTAAGCTCTTGCGTCAGGGCGTGAAGGACATGGTCCGCATTTCCGATGCACGCATGAGCGGCACCGCATACGGCACCGTCGTGCTGCACGTGGCGCCCGAAGCGGCGGCGGGTGGTCCGCTTGCCGCTGTGCGTGACGGCGACTTCATCGAACTGGATTGTGATGCCGGCACGCTGCATCTCGACATTAGCGACGAAGAGCTGGCTAGCCGCATGATCGGTCACGTGCCGCCGCGCGTGCATGGCGATGGCGGTTATCAGCGTCTTTATGTCGACCACGTGCTTCAAGCGGACGAAGGGTGCGACCTCGACTTCCTCGTCGGCAAGCGCGGCGCGGCAGTGCCCCGCCACTCGCATTGA